One Campylobacter concisus genomic window, TTGTCAGGGCTAAAGCCCAATCTTTTATTTGCGTACTCTTGTAGTTGTGAGGTTCTAAAAGGTACTTTAGGCTTTTGTTGTGCCTGCTTAACATCAATTTTATATACCTTTGCTAGACTACCAGCTAATTCAGATATTTTGGCATTTGCTTCATCTTTGTCAGTAAATATATTGTCATTTACCGCATTGAATTCTATGCCGTCTTTTGTTTTAAGTTTTACTTTTATTTTATAATCGATCTTTGCGTTTGCCTTATTTTCCAGAAATTCTTTTATTTCCAATTCTCGCTTGACAATTAGAGCAAGAGCTGGGGTTTGCACCCTGCCTACGCTATTGTTTTTATCATTTAGCTTGTTGATATATGTTGGCGACATGATAAAGCCCACTAGCTTATCGCCAACCGCTCTTGCCTTGAAGCTATCAAATTCTTTTAAATTTGAGTTTGCAAATGGCACAGCACTATCTAGCCCCTTTTTTATTCCACTCTCTGTGATCTCGTGAAATTCTGCACGTTTAACGCTTTTTGCTATATTTTTAATAGTTTGATAAACCATATAGCCTATTCCGTATCCCTCTCTATCAGGGTCTGTCGCAATTACGACATCTTTCCCTTTGCAATCGTTAAATATTGCATTTATTCGGCTTTTGCTATCTTCTTTGAAATCAAATATTGGCTCATAGTTCTTAAAATCAACCACTATTTGATTTGTAAGCTCTTTGAAATGCCCTTTTGTAGCATAAACTTTTGCTCCAGTTATTTGCTCTATCTTATTGACCTTGTTTGGACTTTCAATTATGATTATTGTGTTTTCGTTCATAGCTCTAATCCTTTGCTTTGATTTTGGTGTTCTTTCCATTGTTTTGATTTTTCAATCATTTTTAAAACTTCCTTGATTTGCGTGTTTCTGTCTATAATCATAAACGTTTCATCTCTAAGAATAGACGAAGCCAGCATTCTTTCTTGCAATTTTTGGCTTTGTGCGTATGTGTGAACTCTGCTTTCCATTGTGTAGTCCTGTTTGGCTTGTTTGTCAAGTTTTAAAAAGAAGTTGATACTCGTATAGAAGTTTTTACATTTTTTTATGAGTTCATTTGTTCTTTTCTTATCTTTTGGATCGCAATAAAATTTACCAAGCTCTATAGGGCTGTCACTGATTGCTATGTCGTGCTCTTTAAGCACTTTGGCTATATTTAACATCTGTCCTTTGGTAACGTATGGCTGGTCTTTTAGCCTCTCTTTTTGGTTGTTTTCGATGAGTTCCGTTGCAAATTCCGAAATTAAGCCAACATCTATTCTTTTTTCTCTCATGTATTTTTTTAAATTTTTAGCTAGCGTACTTTTGCCAGCTCCTGGACTACCATAAATATTTATTACCAATTTATTCATTGCTTTATTCTCCTACTTTTATGGAGCTACATATCCGCCACGAAATGTTTTATACTTTTCATATGCTTTTCCTACGCCTTGACCTATTGCTTTTGAGCCTGCGCCGATATCTTTTATTAAATTTGCACCTGCTCCTATACTTGCACTAGCTATTTGTCCTGCTACTCCAGCTCCTGTAGCTGATCCAAATCCACTTACTGCTCCGCCTATAAAACTTCCGCCACCAGCTTTTCTAGCTAATCCGCTTAATATGGTCTTGCCTGCTACTGCACCAGCCACTATTCCACCAGTTACACCGCCACTTCCATTTTCCATCTGTGTACCAAGCACTGCGTTGATCCAACTTGGAATTTTCCTTAATAAAAACAATGCTGTTATGCAGGTTATCGATCCTGTAATTAGGTATTCGAATTGTTTAGTAAATAGTTCGCCTATATAATCTTGGTATTTCTCTAGTTCTAAAATTGGGTTCATTGCTAAATTTAGGGCTATAAATGCTAATGGTGCAATAATTGCGTATGATAAATAGAGCTTATACCAGCTCCATAAATATGGTAAGAATTTTGGCATTATTAAAAATGGTATGACTAAAGGCAAGGTGCTAAGTATTAAAAATGCCATAAATTTACTAAAGAAAATCACTATTGTAATTCCTATCAAAAGTATAAAAAATGCTAAATAAAAAATCCAAAAAGGTATCATGCGAATTGCTGTTATTACGCCTGCCGATAAATAATCCATCACACCATTAAAGCTAATGCCTAGAAATGACCACTCTTGCGATTGTAAATACTCTTTTGTTCCGTAGCTCCACATCATTTCTCTTAGATTATCGATCCTGTTTGCTGACTCTGTAACAATCGATCCAAAGTCTTTATTTTCAAAAATTGAGCTAACTATTGCGGTTATTGCGTTCTCTGGGATTGTCAAAATGTATAAAACGCCCATATAGGCGTTAAAGGAGCTAAGAGTTGCAAATATGAAGCATAGCAATATTAAATATTTTATAGCTCCGAAGATCTCATCTCTTGTTGGGTAGCCATTTTTAACTCTACCTAATAGCCAAAACACCACTATAAGAATTATTATAGTTTCCGATGCAGTTGAATATACTAAATCATGCGATCCATTATAAAATTTTTCAAATAAGCTCATTACGTTTTCTTGCATAACGGCTTGTACTTTATTAATCCAATTGCTATCGGTTAATATATCTTTTGCTACTTCTGTCTGTGCCATTTTACGCCTTTGTTATTTCTTTCATATATGTTTTTATTGATATTAGTGCTCTCCCATTACCTAATGGATTTTTAGTCTTTATTTTTTTTATTTCTATTTTTTTATTATTTTTTATAATTGTTTCTGTTGCGATTTCTTCTTCAAAGTATGGACTTTGCATTTCTATGATAAAATTTTCCGTATTTTCTTTTGTGGTAGGGTTGCCCACATTTGTTTGAATTTTGCTATTGTTCTTTTTGTCGCTCAGCCCTAAAAAATTTATAAAATCGCTTAACATCTTTTTCCCTTTTTACAAACAATAGGGAGCTTTGCTCCCTATTTGTCCTAAGTTTCGTTTATGACCTATTTATCTCTCCATGCCCTTGTTTTGCTCTTTGGTTTGAGCTTTTTCTTTGGTCATGTCGATCTTTTTAGCTGGATTAAAATAATCTACACCTTTAATTTGAGCTAGCGTTAGGTTATTTAGTTGTTTCTCTAAATTTCCGCTTATCCCCAAGGTCTTGTTGTAATCTATTTTTACTTCAAAATCTTGATTTTTTGCTTGCTCTCTATAGTGCTGGATTGCTGTTAGATCTCTTTCTTTGATCTTGCTCTCGTCTAGTCCATCAAACTGACTTACGTGATATAGAGTTTTTGTTTCTAGGCGTGGATTAATTGGGATTTTTTCCTTTACAACATAGGTCATTGCTTCCCCTGTCTCTTTGTCATACTTTATATTGCCGTCTTTGTCTTTAACAACAGCCATGATTTCTTTACCATCTTTGTCT contains:
- a CDS encoding AAA family ATPase, which encodes MNKLVINIYGSPGAGKSTLAKNLKKYMREKRIDVGLISEFATELIENNQKERLKDQPYVTKGQMLNIAKVLKEHDIAISDSPIELGKFYCDPKDKKRTNELIKKCKNFYTSINFFLKLDKQAKQDYTMESRVHTYAQSQKLQERMLASSILRDETFMIIDRNTQIKEVLKMIEKSKQWKEHQNQSKGLEL
- a CDS encoding type IV secretion system protein, which gives rise to MAQTEVAKDILTDSNWINKVQAVMQENVMSLFEKFYNGSHDLVYSTASETIIILIVVFWLLGRVKNGYPTRDEIFGAIKYLILLCFIFATLSSFNAYMGVLYILTIPENAITAIVSSIFENKDFGSIVTESANRIDNLREMMWSYGTKEYLQSQEWSFLGISFNGVMDYLSAGVITAIRMIPFWIFYLAFFILLIGITIVIFFSKFMAFLILSTLPLVIPFLIMPKFLPYLWSWYKLYLSYAIIAPLAFIALNLAMNPILELEKYQDYIGELFTKQFEYLITGSITCITALFLLRKIPSWINAVLGTQMENGSGGVTGGIVAGAVAGKTILSGLARKAGGGSFIGGAVSGFGSATGAGVAGQIASASIGAGANLIKDIGAGSKAIGQGVGKAYEKYKTFRGGYVAP